The proteins below come from a single Methanothrix thermoacetophila PT genomic window:
- a CDS encoding PAC2 family protein: MLFERKVAVVSFPGIGSVGKVAVDYLISCTNSRMIMTLPFSGFPPQVLIQDGVARLFTVDVFSPEGREDILLLTSDAQPLEVLGMNRLAGEILSDMREMDVRDVVTLAAYVGAVHENVVGTATDADGVELLKSAGIAVMPSSIIGGMNGIIAGMAPLYGLRGFCILGTTSGERLVDLNAARNLLLSIKNLLQMEIDVSQLEIEEEEEAEEIEAPEDEGYADEDMLYR, translated from the coding sequence ATGCTCTTCGAGAGAAAGGTGGCTGTTGTGAGCTTCCCGGGGATAGGCAGCGTCGGGAAGGTTGCGGTCGATTACCTGATAAGCTGTACGAATTCCAGAATGATCATGACGCTGCCCTTCAGCGGCTTCCCTCCGCAGGTTCTGATCCAGGATGGGGTCGCCAGGCTCTTCACGGTTGACGTCTTCTCTCCGGAGGGTAGAGAGGATATCCTTCTGCTCACGTCAGATGCCCAGCCGCTTGAGGTCCTGGGCATGAACAGGCTCGCAGGCGAGATTTTGAGCGATATGAGGGAGATGGATGTGAGAGACGTCGTGACGCTCGCAGCATACGTGGGAGCTGTTCATGAGAATGTTGTGGGTACCGCCACAGACGCTGATGGCGTGGAGCTGCTGAAAAGCGCAGGCATAGCTGTTATGCCCAGCAGCATAATAGGCGGGATGAACGGGATCATAGCGGGCATGGCCCCTCTCTACGGCCTCAGAGGATTCTGCATCCTCGGGACGACATCAGGGGAGAGGCTAGTGGATCTGAACGCGGCCAGGAACCTGCTGCTCTCCATCAAGAACCTCCTCCAGATGGAGATAGACGTCTCGCAGCTCGAGATCGAGGAGGAAGAGGAGGCGGAGGAGATCGAGGCGCCAGAGGACGAGGGGTACGCGGATGAGGATATGCTCTACAGGTAG